A region from the Mycolicibacterium litorale genome encodes:
- the rhaI gene encoding L-rhamnose isomerase, translating into MNPLLDNLEIELPSWAFGNSGTRFKVFGTPGTARTVEEKIADAAMVHRMTGLAPRVALHIPWDTVDDYAALSAYAKDHGVELGTVNSNTFQDDDYKFGSLTHTDKAVRRKAIDHHLHCIEVMNQTGSRDLKVWLADGTNYPGQGDIRGRQERLAESLAEIYGHIGPHQRMVLEYKFFEPAMYMTDVPDWGTSYAHVTALGERAMVCLDTGHHAPGTNIEFIVAQLLRLGRLGSFDFNSRFYADDDLIVGAADPFQLFRIMFEVVRGGGLDPSSGVALMLDQCHNIEAKIPGQIRSVLNVLEMTARALLVDTDALTAAQEAADVLGANAIIMDAFYTDVRPQLAQWRTERGLPADPMAAYTESGYQDTIAADRVGGTPSSWGA; encoded by the coding sequence ATGAACCCGCTACTGGACAACCTCGAGATCGAACTGCCGTCATGGGCGTTCGGCAACTCGGGCACCCGCTTCAAGGTCTTCGGGACCCCCGGCACCGCGCGCACCGTCGAGGAGAAGATCGCCGACGCCGCGATGGTGCACCGGATGACCGGGCTGGCGCCGAGGGTGGCGCTGCACATCCCGTGGGACACGGTCGACGACTACGCCGCGCTGTCGGCGTACGCCAAGGACCACGGGGTGGAGCTGGGCACCGTCAACTCCAACACCTTCCAGGACGACGACTACAAGTTCGGCAGCCTCACCCACACCGACAAGGCGGTGCGCCGCAAGGCGATCGACCACCACCTGCACTGCATCGAGGTGATGAACCAGACCGGTTCGCGTGACCTGAAGGTGTGGCTGGCCGACGGCACAAACTATCCCGGTCAGGGCGACATCCGCGGCCGTCAGGAGCGGCTCGCCGAATCGCTGGCCGAGATCTACGGCCACATCGGCCCGCATCAACGAATGGTGTTGGAGTACAAGTTCTTCGAGCCGGCGATGTACATGACCGACGTGCCGGACTGGGGGACGTCGTACGCGCATGTGACCGCGCTCGGTGAGCGGGCGATGGTCTGCCTCGACACCGGCCACCACGCGCCGGGCACGAACATCGAGTTCATCGTCGCCCAGCTGCTGCGGCTGGGCCGGCTGGGGTCGTTCGACTTCAACTCTCGGTTCTACGCCGACGACGACCTCATCGTCGGGGCGGCCGATCCGTTCCAGCTGTTCCGCATCATGTTCGAGGTGGTCCGCGGCGGCGGGCTGGACCCGTCTTCGGGAGTGGCCCTGATGCTCGACCAGTGCCACAACATCGAGGCGAAGATCCCCGGACAGATCCGGTCGGTGCTCAACGTCCTCGAAATGACGGCCAGGGCGCTGCTCGTCGACACCGATGCGCTCACCGCAGCGCAGGAAGCCGCAGATGTGTTGGGCGCCAACGCGATCATCATGGACGCCTTCTACACCGACGTGCGTCCGCAGCTGGCGCAGTGGCGCACCGAGCGGGGCCTGCCCGCCGACCCGATGGCCGCGTACACCGAATCGGGATACCAGGACACCATCGCCGCCGACCGCGTCGGCGGCACACCATCGAGCTGGGGAGCGTGA
- a CDS encoding MFS transporter, producing the protein MKVGARSTTGWKATISVAMSNYIEAGSIIAIATSLGFWQAEFGISNFGVGLLAALSANAFGAAIGAILGGPLCDRFGRKAIYTYDLLVYMAGVLVAACAVNFTMLLIAFIVTGIAVGAGVPASWTYIAEQAPSVQRAKHVGTAQLAWSTGPLVGFALAAALAPLGLLGSRLIFAHLFVVAAIVWWIRQGLQESQIWQDEGRHESTQMASAVGVRGLRGLFSRKVNITALLFLGGIYLFWNTVAGQAGIFMPRVYDTAGLHSAVQQNLLQVLVWGCTVAATYFGFMGLADRMSQRLLYVIGAALGIVGWTVLVAFTDGGVATMLIFAVLWGVSSGIGAQAFYSLWTSELFATPYRASAQGVMFFVVRTATGLLSYFFPTMLAVTGLTGVGLLLVGLLTVALVIGAVWAPRTRGKTLKQIEAERYGAPVEPATVEKAVVTP; encoded by the coding sequence GTGAAAGTAGGAGCGCGCTCCACCACAGGCTGGAAAGCGACGATCTCCGTCGCGATGTCGAACTACATCGAGGCGGGGTCGATCATCGCGATCGCCACCAGCCTCGGTTTCTGGCAAGCGGAATTCGGCATCAGCAACTTCGGTGTCGGCCTGCTGGCGGCGTTGAGCGCCAACGCCTTCGGCGCCGCGATCGGTGCCATCCTGGGCGGCCCCCTGTGTGACAGGTTCGGCCGGAAGGCGATCTACACCTACGACCTGCTGGTGTACATGGCCGGCGTGCTGGTCGCCGCCTGCGCGGTGAACTTCACCATGCTGCTGATCGCGTTCATCGTCACGGGTATCGCGGTCGGCGCGGGCGTGCCGGCCTCGTGGACCTACATCGCCGAACAGGCGCCGTCGGTGCAGCGGGCCAAACACGTCGGCACCGCACAGCTGGCCTGGTCCACCGGACCGCTGGTCGGGTTCGCCCTCGCCGCCGCGCTCGCCCCGCTCGGACTGCTCGGATCGCGGCTGATCTTCGCCCACCTGTTCGTCGTCGCGGCGATCGTGTGGTGGATCCGGCAGGGTCTGCAGGAATCGCAGATCTGGCAGGACGAGGGCCGACACGAGTCGACACAGATGGCCTCGGCCGTCGGGGTCCGCGGCCTGCGTGGCCTCTTCTCCCGCAAGGTCAACATCACCGCGTTGCTCTTCCTCGGCGGGATCTATCTGTTCTGGAACACCGTCGCCGGACAGGCGGGCATCTTCATGCCGCGCGTCTACGACACCGCGGGCCTGCACAGCGCGGTCCAGCAGAACCTGCTGCAGGTGCTGGTGTGGGGTTGCACGGTGGCCGCGACCTACTTCGGATTCATGGGTCTCGCCGACCGGATGTCGCAGCGGCTGCTGTACGTCATCGGTGCGGCGCTGGGCATCGTGGGCTGGACCGTGCTGGTCGCGTTCACCGACGGCGGGGTCGCCACCATGCTGATCTTCGCGGTGCTGTGGGGTGTCTCCAGCGGTATCGGGGCCCAGGCTTTCTACAGCCTGTGGACCAGCGAACTGTTCGCCACGCCGTACCGCGCAAGCGCGCAGGGCGTCATGTTCTTCGTGGTGCGCACCGCCACCGGCCTGCTGTCCTACTTCTTCCCGACGATGCTCGCCGTCACCGGCCTGACCGGCGTGGGCCTGCTGCTCGTCGGCCTGCTCACCGTCGCCCTCGTCATCGGGGCCGTGTGGGCGCCGCGGACGCGGGGTAAGACCCTCAAACAGATCGAAGCCGAACGCTACGGCGCGCCCGTCGAACCGGCGACCGTCGAGAAAGCAGTTGTCACCCCATGA
- a CDS encoding L-rhamnose mutarotase gives MAETTERVCFLLQLKRDRIDDYLAAHEHVWPEMLDALRRTGWRNYSLFVRPEDGLVVGYFETDDYEAATNAMADTDVNDRWQATMAEYFDNRPDHAMDRLTHYFHLP, from the coding sequence ATGGCGGAGACCACCGAGCGGGTCTGCTTCCTCCTCCAGCTCAAGCGTGACCGCATCGACGACTACCTCGCCGCCCACGAGCACGTGTGGCCGGAGATGCTCGACGCCCTGCGACGCACCGGATGGCGCAACTACTCGCTGTTCGTCCGCCCCGAGGACGGCCTGGTGGTCGGTTACTTCGAGACCGACGATTATGAGGCCGCCACCAACGCCATGGCCGACACCGATGTCAACGATCGCTGGCAGGCGACCATGGCGGAGTACTTCGACAACCGGCCCGATCACGCGATGGACCGACTCACCCACTATTTCCATCTACCCTGA
- a CDS encoding aldehyde dehydrogenase family protein codes for MREYLKFYIDGEWVEPLRPNTLEVDNPTTEEISGRIALGSSADVDLAVAAARRAFPTWSQSTREERLDLLQAILAEYQNRAGDLADAVAEEMGAPPSLAAGPQVNLGIGHLTTAMEALKNFQFEEQHGSTLVVKEPVGVCGLITPWNWPLNQIACKVFPALATGCTMVLKPSEVAPYSAQIFTEIVETAGVPAGVYNLVYGDGPGVGAPLSSHPDVDMVSFTGSTRAGVEVARNAAPTVKRVTQELGGKSPNIVLDDDDFAKSVTAGVSVMMVNSGQSCNAPSRMLVPNSRMDEAIEIAKQTAGAVKVGDPGDKSAIGPVASKAQFDKIQGLIQKGIDEGATVVIGGTGRPDGLAQGYYVKPTVFAHVTNDMTIAREEIFGPVLCILGYDDLDQAIDIANDTDYGLAGYVSAADLDKAREVARRIRAGSVAINHGFDMSAPFGGYKRSGNGREWGPFAFDEFLEIKAALGYAPEAAAH; via the coding sequence ATGCGTGAGTATCTGAAGTTCTACATCGACGGCGAGTGGGTCGAGCCGCTTCGCCCGAACACCCTCGAGGTCGACAATCCGACGACCGAGGAGATCTCCGGCAGGATCGCGCTGGGCTCCTCGGCCGACGTGGACCTGGCGGTCGCCGCCGCCCGCCGGGCGTTCCCGACGTGGTCGCAGTCCACCCGCGAGGAGCGCCTCGACCTGCTGCAGGCGATCCTCGCCGAGTACCAGAACCGGGCCGGTGACCTCGCCGATGCGGTGGCCGAGGAGATGGGGGCACCGCCGTCGCTGGCCGCGGGTCCGCAGGTGAACCTGGGCATCGGTCACCTGACCACCGCCATGGAGGCGCTGAAGAACTTCCAGTTCGAGGAGCAGCACGGGTCGACGCTGGTGGTGAAGGAGCCGGTCGGCGTGTGCGGCCTGATCACGCCGTGGAACTGGCCGCTCAACCAGATCGCCTGCAAGGTGTTCCCGGCGCTGGCCACCGGCTGCACGATGGTGCTCAAACCGTCGGAGGTGGCACCGTACTCGGCGCAGATCTTCACCGAAATCGTCGAGACGGCAGGGGTTCCCGCCGGTGTCTACAACCTGGTCTACGGCGACGGACCCGGCGTGGGCGCCCCGCTGTCGAGCCACCCGGACGTCGACATGGTGTCGTTCACCGGGTCGACGCGGGCGGGGGTCGAGGTGGCCCGCAACGCCGCGCCGACCGTCAAGCGGGTCACGCAGGAACTGGGCGGAAAGAGCCCCAACATCGTGCTCGACGACGACGACTTCGCCAAGAGCGTGACGGCGGGCGTGAGCGTGATGATGGTGAACAGCGGCCAGAGCTGCAACGCGCCGTCGCGCATGCTGGTCCCGAACTCCCGGATGGACGAGGCGATCGAGATCGCCAAGCAGACCGCAGGCGCGGTCAAGGTGGGCGATCCGGGCGACAAGAGCGCGATCGGACCGGTCGCGTCGAAGGCGCAGTTCGACAAGATCCAGGGCCTGATCCAGAAGGGCATCGACGAGGGAGCGACGGTCGTCATCGGCGGAACCGGCCGACCCGATGGGCTGGCGCAGGGCTACTACGTCAAGCCGACGGTGTTCGCGCACGTCACCAACGACATGACGATCGCGCGTGAGGAGATCTTCGGGCCGGTGCTGTGCATCCTGGGCTACGACGACCTCGACCAGGCGATCGACATCGCCAACGACACCGACTACGGGCTGGCGGGCTACGTCTCGGCCGCCGACCTGGACAAGGCCCGCGAGGTGGCCCGCCGGATCCGCGCCGGTTCGGTGGCGATCAACCACGGCTTCGACATGAGCGCCCCGTTCGGCGGCTACAAGCGCAGCGGCAACGGACGCGAGTGGGGCCCGTTCGCGTTCGACGAGTTCCTCGAGATCAAGGCCGCGCTGGGTTACGCGCCGGAGGCCGCCGCCCACTGA